The Spirosoma radiotolerans genome has a window encoding:
- a CDS encoding NAD-dependent epimerase/dehydratase family protein — MNRQVGKLLVTGVTGLVGERLLRRLVDAGTDCRALVRAGKSIPDGVTVVEGDLFDFTSLTEAVKDVSAIIHLAAVFRTQDTDLIWKSNLEGTRNLIRAVKAHAPAARFILASTTNVYNADNSHPGREDDNVTPQQAYPASKVAAEKELRESGLNWVVLRFPFVYGDGDGHLEALPKYAKAGNWHPAMRMSTIHHRDIAVAMNLALLGGMDERIVNIADEAPTSIYELAQLVGEPIDSSSEPLVNPWYLLSDCTLARYLGFQPTVRTVYQATQEGIL, encoded by the coding sequence ATGAACAGACAAGTGGGTAAACTATTGGTAACTGGTGTAACCGGTTTGGTTGGTGAGCGCCTGCTCCGGCGTCTAGTCGATGCGGGCACGGACTGCCGTGCGCTGGTACGAGCCGGAAAGAGTATTCCGGATGGTGTGACGGTAGTAGAAGGCGATTTATTCGATTTTACCTCGCTCACCGAGGCCGTGAAAGATGTATCCGCCATTATTCATCTGGCCGCCGTTTTTCGCACCCAAGACACTGATCTGATTTGGAAGAGCAATTTAGAAGGGACTCGCAACCTGATTAGGGCGGTAAAAGCGCATGCCCCGGCCGCCCGATTCATTTTGGCCAGTACGACCAACGTCTACAACGCTGATAATTCGCATCCAGGCCGGGAAGATGACAATGTAACGCCCCAACAAGCTTACCCTGCCAGTAAGGTGGCGGCTGAAAAGGAACTGCGTGAAAGTGGTCTGAACTGGGTGGTCCTGCGGTTTCCCTTTGTTTACGGTGACGGCGATGGGCATTTGGAAGCCTTACCGAAGTACGCAAAAGCTGGCAACTGGCACCCCGCTATGCGGATGAGTACCATCCACCACCGCGACATCGCCGTGGCGATGAATTTGGCCTTGTTGGGAGGGATGGACGAGCGCATCGTCAATATTGCCGATGAAGCCCCCACGTCGATTTACGAATTAGCCCAGTTAGTTGGTGAGCCAATAGACTCCTCCTCCGAGCCACTGGTGAATCCTTGGTACCTCCTTAGCGATTGTACGCTGGCTCGTTATCTGGGTTTCCAGCCTACCGTGAGGACCGTGTATCAGGCCACACAGGAGGGTATACTGTAA
- a CDS encoding DUF5004 domain-containing protein, whose protein sequence is MKTTRLIALICLTCLGCSKQKDTTPIPTVDLVGTWELVTFTVDPTPINGTSDYLAYLRQIFGYNCSQIEFYYNFKSDNTFTETATSTCQSSGTTTDTVLEGTWAVTQTTLSLTVDDGTGTNQTNTYKLDAHPATAGKYAYINLTFTNSGTTYFISLNKQ, encoded by the coding sequence ATGAAGACGACTCGGCTCATTGCCTTAATCTGTTTGACGTGCTTAGGATGCTCCAAACAAAAAGACACCACCCCAATCCCTACGGTGGACTTAGTCGGAACCTGGGAATTAGTGACCTTTACCGTCGATCCGACACCGATTAATGGCACATCCGATTATTTGGCCTATTTACGGCAGATCTTCGGTTATAATTGCTCCCAGATTGAGTTTTACTACAATTTTAAGAGCGATAACACCTTCACTGAAACGGCAACGAGCACCTGCCAGTCTTCGGGTACCACAACTGATACCGTCCTGGAAGGAACATGGGCCGTGACTCAGACCACGTTAAGTCTAACGGTGGATGATGGGACGGGTACCAACCAAACCAATACCTACAAACTGGATGCTCATCCAGCCACAGCGGGCAAGTATGCCTATATAAATCTAACGTTCACCAATAGCGGCACAACTTACTTTATAAGTCTGAACAAGCAATAA
- a CDS encoding S8 family peptidase, giving the protein MRLSIILLISLIFVAGIAFAQKPWVQWHHLDPLTDKTIGISTNRAYQLLQTLPKPKTPVIVAVIDGGVDTNHEDLKSLIWTNPRELVDNGRDDDRNGYIDDIHGWNFLGLKDGRTLAFLQKEETRLYARLQPLFETKGSTASQPRELALWKVVKPYFESRQAGYKQSYTVDSRFLAQDSATIAQLKQVFGVTRIDTALLHHPPTSDTTLIKQAQAFYQGMLMRGYANQDLDSYQRGHQRVNSRLKTRVNYAYNLQYFPPATDAKPANLTERGYGNADVIGGYTETGTWHGTHVAGIIAADRTNTLGVQGIADRVQIMSLVATPDGDERDKDVANAIRYAVDNGAQIINMSFGKYFSPEQSVVDDAIRYAGQKGVLLVHVAGNDQIDLDSARMYPSPLFLNGQQVPNLITVGASDRSNDSSLVGEFSNYGKRTVDVFAPGVLIESTTPKNTYEPGSGTSMATPVVAGMAAVLKSYFPMLTPVDLKRIILQSAVVYHTPVLKPGTKQTVDFASLSKTGAIVNLYEAVKLALSERGSKK; this is encoded by the coding sequence ATGCGACTGAGCATCATCCTATTAATTAGCCTAATATTTGTCGCCGGGATAGCTTTTGCGCAAAAACCCTGGGTGCAGTGGCATCACCTGGACCCCCTGACGGACAAAACCATCGGTATCAGCACCAACCGAGCTTATCAACTCCTGCAGACCCTGCCCAAGCCTAAGACACCAGTCATTGTCGCGGTTATTGATGGGGGCGTCGATACTAACCATGAAGACTTGAAATCCCTCATTTGGACTAACCCCAGGGAACTGGTCGATAACGGCAGGGACGATGACCGCAATGGCTACATAGATGACATCCACGGCTGGAATTTTCTGGGCCTGAAGGACGGGAGAACCCTGGCTTTTCTTCAGAAAGAAGAGACCCGGCTTTACGCCCGGCTTCAACCATTATTCGAGACGAAAGGCAGCACGGCCTCTCAGCCACGAGAACTGGCGCTTTGGAAAGTAGTGAAGCCCTATTTTGAAAGCCGACAAGCTGGCTATAAGCAGAGCTATACGGTAGATAGCCGCTTCCTCGCGCAGGACAGCGCCACGATTGCCCAGTTGAAGCAGGTCTTTGGGGTCACTCGGATTGATACGGCCCTGCTGCACCATCCGCCCACCAGTGATACGACACTCATCAAACAGGCACAGGCTTTTTACCAGGGCATGCTGATGCGTGGCTACGCAAACCAGGATCTTGACAGTTACCAGCGCGGCCACCAGCGGGTCAATAGTCGGCTCAAGACTCGGGTGAACTATGCCTACAATCTGCAGTATTTCCCACCTGCAACTGATGCTAAACCCGCCAATCTAACCGAACGTGGTTACGGGAATGCCGATGTCATTGGTGGCTATACAGAGACTGGTACCTGGCACGGTACCCATGTTGCCGGCATTATTGCGGCTGATCGGACCAACACGCTGGGCGTGCAGGGCATAGCGGATCGTGTGCAGATCATGAGCCTGGTGGCCACCCCCGACGGCGATGAACGCGACAAAGACGTAGCCAATGCCATCCGTTATGCAGTGGACAATGGGGCACAGATCATCAATATGAGTTTTGGTAAATACTTCTCACCCGAACAGTCGGTGGTCGACGACGCCATTCGCTACGCGGGCCAAAAAGGGGTGTTACTGGTCCACGTAGCTGGTAATGACCAGATTGATCTTGATTCAGCCCGGATGTATCCGAGTCCTTTGTTTTTAAACGGCCAGCAGGTACCCAATTTGATCACGGTGGGGGCCAGTGATCGAAGCAATGACAGTAGTCTTGTCGGCGAGTTTTCCAACTACGGTAAGCGGACAGTAGACGTATTTGCTCCTGGGGTGCTGATTGAGTCCACTACACCTAAAAATACGTATGAGCCAGGCAGTGGCACCAGCATGGCTACGCCGGTCGTTGCGGGCATGGCGGCTGTGTTGAAAAGCTACTTTCCTATGCTCACCCCTGTGGATTTAAAGCGCATCATTTTGCAATCGGCGGTGGTGTATCATACGCCGGTGCTGAAGCCAGGAACCAAGCAGACGGTCGATTTTGCCAGCTTGTCCAAAACGGGAGCCATTGTCAATTTGTATGAAGCCGTCAAGCTAGCGCTGAGCGAGCGAGGTTCAAAAAAATGA
- a CDS encoding cellulose binding domain-containing protein, producing the protein MPLVWLSLLTVLLTLTRANAQNPCFSPTIPTISTTQTSICAGTSTILRIQSGSLNDATNWKWYSGSCGGTPAGTGSSIQVSPQSTTTYYVRGEGNCVTPGACASQQITVSAPFFPSLGNNGPLTCAKTSVTLTTNGGPSGATYTYSGGAQANSANPATATASQSGPYSVTVAVSGGCSAIATTTVTSNTVAPTVVVTPSSQTICSGQTATFTASGADTYTWSTGATTASTAASTPGSYSVTGTRASNGCSAMATGQLTVLPTPTLSLDNTRTSSSSRCDTPNGQIGFTTNVAGGDYSVSYRTSQLTDVQTKTVTVADSRFVLSGLSGGSYYGFSLTSAGCTGTNSVTVTLTNPVPPSVSISPASQTICQGQTANFTAQGGDAYSWSTGATTASLSVSVSGAYSVTATASNGCSATATASLTVNPLPMVYAVTGGGAYCAGSSGIGVGLSGSESGVNYQLQRDGNPVGSPLAGTGSALSFSPQTTGSYTVLATNASTSCQQAMNGSTTVTITPQPSAPMIVTQSGYAYPAGVSSLTIAQNVGPVSLTVAGCSGGMLMANGNAASSFTVSTAMTGTQTYTATCTQGGCTSPVGSFQLTVLPTTLSVLHQDVDYGQTQDQIIKPFLKLANAGGQPVPYGELTVRYWFTSEGNSPPTDFQLYYAQLGAVTMKYVPLAQPRQGAFGYVEYSFPGGGSLPANGNSGPIENGILKKDRSNFNETDDYSYQPNRDYLPNARITAYRNGVIVWGQEPTPVASQTAVQVYSAAKDGGITSQIQTRLELRNTGNVALPVSALKLRYYFTSDNGQTANVYVDYADLGASNVQARVVRLAAPVNGADSYVELSFPGNPRQLGPLSSLGVIDFRLVRSDFGLFNQGNDYSYAPIYGPVGLNNRVTVLLNNTLIFGTPPSGAPARVGAPEPVLALQAKVLGNPVVGSQAEVEITGVVGQAVTLRLVDLQGRTVHEQRIEQAGETELVSLPLGQSRGLLLLNVSTASQQQRLKLVRP; encoded by the coding sequence ATGCCCCTCGTTTGGTTGAGTCTGCTGACCGTTTTGTTAACCCTAACCAGGGCAAATGCTCAGAACCCCTGCTTTAGCCCAACCATACCCACTATTTCCACCACACAAACGTCCATCTGTGCTGGAACCAGCACCATTTTACGAATCCAGAGCGGCAGTCTCAACGACGCAACCAACTGGAAATGGTACTCGGGGAGCTGCGGAGGCACGCCGGCCGGTACCGGCTCATCCATACAAGTGAGCCCTCAATCGACGACGACCTACTATGTCCGGGGGGAAGGGAACTGTGTCACCCCCGGTGCGTGCGCATCGCAACAAATCACAGTCAGTGCGCCCTTCTTCCCAAGCTTGGGCAACAACGGCCCCTTAACCTGCGCCAAGACCAGCGTCACGCTGACAACTAACGGCGGACCGTCGGGTGCCACGTATACCTACAGCGGTGGCGCTCAAGCCAATTCGGCCAACCCGGCCACCGCTACGGCCAGCCAGAGTGGTCCTTACAGTGTGACCGTGGCAGTGTCCGGGGGCTGCTCCGCCATCGCGACGACGACGGTCACCAGTAACACGGTGGCCCCTACCGTTGTTGTAACGCCAAGCAGTCAGACCATCTGTTCGGGCCAGACAGCGACCTTTACGGCCTCGGGTGCCGACACCTACACCTGGAGCACCGGGGCTACCACCGCCAGTACTGCCGCCAGCACTCCCGGCTCCTACTCGGTCACCGGTACCCGGGCTAGTAATGGCTGTAGCGCCATGGCCACGGGCCAGCTCACCGTCTTGCCAACGCCGACGCTAAGTCTGGATAACACCCGCACTTCATCTTCCTCCCGCTGCGATACGCCCAACGGTCAAATCGGCTTTACCACCAATGTGGCCGGGGGGGACTACTCGGTGAGCTATCGCACCAGCCAGTTGACTGACGTGCAGACCAAAACCGTCACCGTAGCCGACAGCCGCTTCGTGCTGTCGGGGCTGAGTGGCGGCAGTTATTACGGCTTTAGCCTGACCAGTGCTGGTTGCACGGGCACCAATAGTGTGACGGTGACGCTGACCAACCCCGTGCCACCTAGTGTGAGCATCAGTCCGGCTTCTCAAACCATCTGCCAGGGCCAAACGGCGAACTTTACAGCTCAGGGCGGGGATGCCTACAGCTGGAGTACGGGGGCCACCACCGCCAGCCTCTCGGTTAGTGTGAGCGGGGCCTACTCGGTGACAGCTACGGCCAGCAATGGCTGCTCGGCTACGGCCACGGCGAGCCTAACGGTCAATCCCCTGCCGATGGTGTACGCCGTGACCGGCGGGGGCGCCTACTGTGCCGGCAGCAGCGGCATTGGCGTGGGCTTGTCGGGCTCTGAGTCGGGGGTCAACTACCAACTCCAACGCGATGGCAACCCGGTGGGCTCGCCCCTGGCCGGCACTGGTAGCGCCCTGAGCTTCAGTCCCCAGACCACTGGTAGCTATACCGTGCTGGCTACCAATGCCAGCACCAGCTGTCAGCAAGCTATGAACGGGTCGACCACGGTCACCATCACGCCCCAGCCCTCGGCGCCCATGATCGTCACCCAGAGTGGTTATGCCTACCCGGCGGGGGTGAGCAGCCTGACCATCGCCCAGAACGTGGGGCCCGTCAGCCTGACGGTTGCGGGCTGCTCGGGAGGCATGCTCATGGCCAACGGCAACGCGGCCAGCAGCTTCACTGTCTCCACGGCCATGACGGGCACCCAGACCTACACCGCCACCTGCACCCAGGGCGGTTGTACCAGCCCGGTGGGTAGCTTCCAACTCACGGTGCTACCCACCACCCTCTCGGTGCTGCACCAGGACGTGGACTACGGCCAGACCCAGGACCAGATCATCAAGCCATTTCTGAAGCTAGCCAATGCCGGCGGGCAGCCCGTGCCCTACGGCGAGCTAACGGTCCGCTACTGGTTCACCTCCGAAGGCAATTCACCGCCCACGGACTTTCAGCTTTACTACGCCCAGCTAGGGGCCGTCACCATGAAGTATGTTCCCCTGGCCCAGCCCCGACAGGGGGCCTTTGGCTACGTCGAGTACAGCTTCCCCGGGGGCGGCAGCTTGCCGGCCAACGGCAACTCGGGACCCATCGAGAATGGCATTCTGAAGAAGGACCGCAGCAACTTCAACGAAACCGACGACTACTCCTACCAGCCTAACCGGGACTATCTGCCCAACGCCCGTATCACCGCCTATCGGAACGGCGTGATCGTCTGGGGCCAGGAGCCAACCCCGGTGGCCTCCCAGACCGCCGTGCAGGTGTACTCGGCCGCCAAGGATGGAGGGATTACCTCCCAGATCCAGACCCGGCTGGAGCTGCGCAATACGGGCAACGTAGCGCTGCCAGTCTCGGCTCTCAAGCTGCGCTACTACTTTACCTCTGATAACGGTCAGACGGCCAATGTGTACGTGGATTATGCTGATCTGGGGGCCAGCAATGTGCAGGCCCGTGTGGTTCGCTTAGCCGCGCCGGTCAACGGAGCCGATAGCTATGTCGAGCTAAGCTTCCCGGGCAACCCCCGACAACTGGGCCCCCTGAGCAGCTTAGGGGTGATTGACTTCCGGTTGGTACGCTCGGACTTTGGCTTGTTTAATCAGGGCAATGACTATTCGTATGCGCCCATCTACGGGCCGGTGGGGCTGAACAACCGGGTGACCGTACTGTTGAACAACACGCTGATTTTTGGCACTCCGCCCTCGGGGGCACCGGCCCGGGTAGGTGCGCCCGAGCCGGTGTTAGCTTTGCAGGCCAAGGTGCTGGGCAACCCGGTGGTGGGTAGTCAGGCCGAAGTAGAGATTACAGGCGTGGTTGGTCAAGCGGTTACTCTGAGGCTGGTGGATTTGCAGGGCCGGACCGTCCATGAGCAGCGCATCGAGCAGGCGGGTGAGACTGAGTTGGTGAGTCTGCCGCTAGGCCAGAGCCGGGGACTGTTGCTGCTGAACGTAAGCACGGCCAGCCAGCAACAGCGTTTGAAGCTAGTACGGCCATAA
- a CDS encoding two-component regulator propeller domain-containing protein: MKTVRFIVCILFCLCSVAEAQQFAASVQQYGPENGLSHREINAILQDRRGFMWFGTRFGLNRFDGLKFTTYTKERNGLDFDEIASIAEDADGLLWLMGTYKDSKVRISLFNPLTGTAISFDEKFKKYFLTSSLLVGQHVLGSPDGTIFFANYQPAILIAYHPRSGLHYVPLAHYKSLTIHQVTARNTIWATADGNQLVELTQDGRVLHTFRHDPGTINVCLGQPHAGIEFFYTVYRSDTDLQGVQYSVDQLGNRRQLPASLRQGRTAFFSPVYYAFDRSGLIWTGTQLRSDTKGTLLDLKEQLAGQSIDNRCFFADRNGWMWLGTSFGVYQVKVTENYFHRFFYEPTNIQEKAASIRGISVVGNKLYANLEKKGLFSCDLLDGTARKLLVRGISYGLTNSQPGKLNIGQIDLVRYDIRTDSQTLSPLPNGGSIWTMFPCSNQHSLAGGLVGLWLVETKTGQVLPFTRYNQFPELAKSHVLHIGADRQGTLWICATTGLYTVDSSGGITARYWSGGKGRFRLPTDSYQHFYQDTQGLFWLATANAGLIRWNRQQNTYRQFRRTDGLSNDNIYAVYADRRGHLWLSSDYGIMQFDPVRMTTRSYTVQDGITHNEFNRIAHVQAPNGQLYFGGLNGITAFNPPDFEHEKPPITLPLQIVSFRQFDNALDKLVDKTEEVVKSNRIILQPGDRTSVLDFALLNYADAQKNVYAYQFKGLDNEWTYQTEPSIRLSNLPYGEYQLSIKGQAADGQMSSANLAIQVIVQRPFYLRNWFLMIMLVLLIGSVWGWGRWRVWRHQQEQTRLQIQIQAATELIAQQAQDLLRLDETKSRFFANISHEFRTPLTVILGMAASLNQKFDPELRQMAGLIERNGNNLLRLINQILDLSKLEAGEMAIHLERADLVSFVSYVGESFHAIAQAKGVQLQFQSEEAQCEADFNKDKLQDILANLLINALRFTPTGGQIIYRVAVQNSWHSLSAAGYHEELIPTRHLDQPWIQITVSDTGPGIEPAHLPRIFDRFYQIENPQNASGGNTGIGLSLVRELVGLMQGGLAVRNRSGLDGPGLDGLLLDVPCQDGPGQPWSNNSGQALYSRGAEFVVSLPLTRRASQAEGPSPAPSSIHSAQLQWGEPTRDVARERPVVLLVEDNEDVATYIQICLQDEYQVIRAENGQVGIDQALASIPDLILSDLMMPLKDGFALCDTLKHDERTSHIPIVLLTARAAVSDRIMGLRRGADAYLVKPFSREELRVVLSNQLQIRRLLQRFYSQLALDVDGSIPTDAPEMGEDQFLIRLRSNVLPHLDNPALDIEMICTMMGTSRNSLHRKMTALTGLSMNRYLRTLRLQKAKELLLLPDLNITQIADAVGFQDPSYFGRVFAEEFGLSPSQYRDVNKK, translated from the coding sequence TTGAAAACTGTACGCTTTATCGTATGTATACTATTCTGCCTTTGTTCGGTAGCTGAGGCCCAGCAATTTGCCGCTTCTGTACAACAGTATGGCCCTGAAAACGGCTTGTCGCATCGGGAAATAAACGCCATTTTACAGGACCGGCGGGGCTTTATGTGGTTCGGTACCAGGTTTGGTCTGAACCGATTCGATGGGCTGAAATTTACCACCTACACCAAAGAACGTAACGGGCTCGATTTCGATGAGATAGCGTCTATTGCCGAGGACGCCGATGGCCTTTTGTGGCTCATGGGCACTTATAAGGATAGTAAGGTGCGGATTAGCCTGTTTAATCCGTTGACGGGCACGGCTATTTCATTTGATGAGAAATTCAAAAAGTATTTCCTGACAAGTTCTTTACTGGTTGGGCAGCACGTGTTGGGCAGTCCTGACGGCACGATCTTCTTCGCCAATTATCAACCGGCTATCCTGATAGCCTACCATCCCAGGTCCGGCCTCCACTATGTGCCCCTTGCCCACTATAAAAGTTTGACCATTCACCAGGTTACCGCCCGTAACACCATCTGGGCCACCGCCGATGGCAATCAATTAGTCGAATTAACCCAAGATGGTCGTGTTCTCCATACCTTTCGACACGATCCAGGCACCATTAACGTCTGTTTAGGTCAGCCCCATGCGGGTATCGAATTTTTCTATACGGTCTACCGTTCAGACACCGATCTACAGGGAGTACAGTATAGTGTAGATCAGCTGGGGAATCGACGGCAATTACCGGCTTCATTGCGGCAAGGAAGAACTGCGTTTTTCTCCCCGGTATACTATGCGTTTGATCGTAGCGGATTGATTTGGACGGGCACTCAATTACGGAGTGACACCAAAGGAACCCTATTGGATTTGAAGGAGCAACTGGCAGGCCAGTCGATTGACAATCGCTGTTTCTTCGCCGACAGAAACGGCTGGATGTGGTTAGGGACCAGTTTTGGTGTGTACCAGGTCAAGGTAACTGAAAACTACTTTCACCGCTTCTTTTACGAGCCAACCAATATCCAGGAAAAGGCGGCATCCATTCGAGGTATCTCCGTTGTGGGGAATAAGCTATACGCCAACCTGGAAAAAAAAGGCTTGTTTAGCTGCGATCTATTAGATGGGACAGCCAGGAAGTTATTGGTACGTGGCATTTCGTATGGCTTAACCAATAGTCAGCCTGGAAAACTAAACATAGGCCAGATCGATTTAGTCAGGTATGACATTCGAACCGATTCGCAAACGCTCTCTCCATTGCCCAATGGCGGATCGATCTGGACAATGTTCCCATGTAGTAACCAGCACTCTCTGGCGGGTGGGCTAGTAGGTCTCTGGCTTGTCGAGACGAAAACGGGACAGGTTTTGCCGTTCACTCGCTACAACCAGTTTCCCGAACTAGCCAAGTCGCATGTGCTTCATATCGGTGCCGATCGACAGGGCACCCTTTGGATCTGTGCGACTACGGGTTTGTACACGGTTGATTCATCAGGGGGCATCACGGCTCGTTACTGGAGTGGAGGCAAGGGGCGCTTTCGGCTGCCTACCGACAGTTATCAGCATTTTTACCAGGATACCCAAGGCCTGTTTTGGCTGGCAACGGCCAATGCGGGACTCATTCGGTGGAACCGCCAGCAAAACACCTACCGGCAATTCAGACGTACCGATGGGTTATCCAACGACAATATTTACGCTGTCTATGCCGACCGGCGGGGCCATCTGTGGCTGAGCAGTGACTACGGTATTATGCAGTTTGATCCGGTCCGAATGACAACCCGGTCTTACACGGTTCAGGATGGCATTACTCACAATGAATTTAACCGCATTGCTCATGTTCAGGCCCCGAACGGTCAGCTTTATTTCGGCGGTCTAAACGGCATAACCGCATTTAATCCTCCCGATTTTGAACACGAGAAACCTCCGATTACCCTTCCGCTGCAAATCGTCTCGTTTCGCCAGTTTGATAATGCGCTGGATAAACTGGTTGACAAAACCGAAGAAGTGGTAAAAAGTAACCGGATTATTCTACAGCCCGGTGACCGGACGAGTGTGCTGGACTTTGCGCTGCTCAATTACGCCGACGCCCAAAAAAACGTGTACGCTTACCAGTTTAAGGGGCTGGACAACGAGTGGACGTATCAGACTGAGCCCTCCATCCGGTTGAGTAATTTACCGTACGGCGAGTATCAATTATCGATAAAAGGACAGGCGGCCGATGGTCAGATGTCATCGGCGAATCTGGCCATCCAGGTCATCGTACAACGCCCGTTTTATCTGCGCAACTGGTTTCTCATGATCATGCTGGTTTTGCTGATTGGCTCGGTTTGGGGATGGGGCCGGTGGCGAGTCTGGAGGCACCAGCAGGAACAAACCCGGTTACAGATCCAGATCCAAGCGGCCACTGAGCTCATTGCGCAGCAGGCACAGGACCTGCTGCGGCTCGACGAAACCAAATCACGTTTTTTTGCCAACATCTCGCATGAATTTCGGACGCCCCTCACCGTCATTCTGGGCATGGCGGCCAGCTTGAACCAAAAGTTCGACCCTGAGTTGCGACAGATGGCCGGCCTCATTGAGCGCAATGGCAACAACTTACTACGGCTGATCAACCAGATACTGGACCTCTCGAAACTCGAAGCCGGGGAGATGGCCATTCACCTCGAACGGGCCGATCTGGTCAGCTTCGTCAGCTACGTCGGGGAATCGTTCCATGCCATCGCTCAGGCGAAGGGGGTACAGCTACAGTTTCAGTCTGAGGAAGCGCAGTGCGAAGCTGACTTCAACAAAGATAAACTCCAGGATATTTTAGCGAACCTGCTGATCAATGCCCTGAGATTTACCCCTACGGGTGGTCAGATAATCTATAGGGTTGCCGTTCAGAATAGTTGGCATTCGCTCTCTGCGGCCGGATACCACGAGGAGCTAATCCCGACTAGACACCTCGATCAGCCGTGGATTCAGATCACGGTGAGCGATACCGGACCCGGCATCGAGCCAGCCCATCTGCCGAGGATCTTTGATCGCTTTTATCAAATTGAGAACCCGCAGAACGCATCGGGCGGAAATACCGGAATAGGCCTCTCATTGGTGCGGGAATTGGTGGGGCTTATGCAGGGTGGTCTGGCCGTTCGTAATCGGTCCGGCCTGGATGGGCCCGGCCTGGATGGGCTACTGCTCGATGTGCCCTGCCAGGATGGACCCGGCCAACCCTGGTCGAACAATTCGGGGCAGGCCCTTTACAGCCGGGGAGCTGAGTTTGTTGTCAGTTTACCCCTCACCCGTCGGGCATCCCAGGCGGAAGGGCCATCTCCCGCACCGTCATCTATACATTCAGCCCAACTCCAGTGGGGCGAACCCACGCGGGATGTGGCCAGGGAGCGGCCCGTGGTGTTACTGGTGGAAGATAATGAGGACGTAGCCACGTACATCCAGATTTGTCTACAGGATGAATACCAGGTGATTCGGGCCGAAAATGGGCAGGTCGGTATCGATCAGGCATTGGCGAGTATTCCGGACCTGATTCTGAGTGATTTGATGATGCCACTTAAAGATGGCTTTGCACTCTGCGACACCCTGAAGCATGACGAACGGACCAGCCACATTCCCATTGTGTTACTGACGGCCAGGGCTGCGGTGAGTGACCGAATCATGGGGTTACGCCGGGGGGCAGATGCCTATCTGGTGAAGCCTTTCTCCCGCGAAGAGTTGAGGGTCGTGTTGAGTAACCAGCTACAGATCCGGCGTCTGTTACAGCGCTTTTATAGTCAACTAGCCTTGGACGTTGACGGGTCGATTCCGACCGATGCGCCTGAGATGGGGGAAGACCAGTTTCTGATCAGGCTACGCAGCAACGTACTGCCGCATCTGGATAACCCGGCGCTGGATATTGAGATGATCTGCACGATGATGGGGACGAGTCGCAACTCCCTGCACCGCAAGATGACCGCTCTGACGGGGCTGTCGATGAACCGATATCTGCGAACACTGCGCCTGCAAAAAGCCAAAGAATTACTTCTGTTACCTGACCTGAACATTACCCAGATCGCCGATGCGGTAGGCTTCCAGGACCCCAGTTACTTCGGCCGGGTCTTTGCCGAAGAATTCGGCCTCTCGCCCAGTCAGTACCGGGATGTAAACAAAAAATAA
- a CDS encoding AraC family transcriptional regulator, producing MPASNSLPEDFSQNNQLPIRIVSPNFGHVSPEARANYGPTHRLRYYFLLFVLEGCTQYGIDGETIEVGKHELLFCLPHQIQQVSFALHENNYYKLGFDDQCLSRLPRQYSFLLNPINQQKIRFSPLAANRLQAIFDMLQGLLTASNTEPELILAHLNSLLTEINVAYLAGEHKPADDRLAKYIGFKVFVENNLTDHPAIKDIAQELALSTDSLYQLVKHYSGLSPKEFVTNRLILEARRRLYYGERTSVKELAFELGFNDPDYFSRLFKKVTGRTVAEFFQDLS from the coding sequence ATGCCCGCTTCCAATTCGTTACCAGAAGATTTCAGCCAAAATAACCAACTACCGATTCGGATCGTTTCTCCCAATTTTGGCCATGTCTCTCCAGAGGCCAGAGCAAACTACGGCCCTACCCACCGCTTACGGTACTACTTCTTGCTGTTTGTACTAGAGGGCTGTACCCAATATGGGATTGATGGGGAAACAATCGAGGTTGGCAAGCATGAGTTACTGTTCTGTTTGCCCCACCAGATTCAACAGGTTTCCTTCGCCCTACACGAGAATAATTATTATAAACTGGGCTTTGATGACCAATGCCTGTCCCGATTACCCAGACAGTATTCGTTTCTGTTGAATCCAATCAATCAGCAAAAAATAAGATTTTCACCACTTGCCGCCAATAGACTTCAAGCGATTTTTGACATGCTTCAAGGCTTATTGACGGCTTCAAATACAGAGCCTGAACTCATTTTAGCCCATCTCAATAGCCTCCTGACAGAAATAAATGTGGCTTATTTGGCCGGGGAGCATAAGCCAGCCGATGACCGACTTGCCAAATATATCGGATTCAAGGTATTCGTTGAAAACAACTTGACCGATCACCCAGCCATTAAGGATATTGCCCAGGAACTTGCTCTCAGTACGGATAGTTTGTATCAGCTCGTTAAACACTATTCGGGACTATCACCAAAAGAATTTGTGACCAATCGACTGATCCTGGAAGCCAGACGCCGGCTGTACTATGGAGAGCGGACTTCGGTTAAGGAACTAGCGTTTGAACTCGGTTTCAATGACCCCGATTACTTTTCCCGCTTGTTTAAAAAAGTAACCGGTAGAACGGTTGCCGAGTTTTTTCAGGATTTGTCCTGA